The following proteins come from a genomic window of Trifolium pratense cultivar HEN17-A07 linkage group LG4, ARS_RC_1.1, whole genome shotgun sequence:
- the LOC123922779 gene encoding uncharacterized protein LOC123922779: MNFLPFSSPSDITQNIGEISSQQPTNHNAHNFQRNNINQGNVIFAPQAIRGAFYLRSLLNYHEQNTFNFGVNQLNGLHEWVPQINMNQQEYNHSTRIVNLPYASLDRSSISENQYSSSSTTNAIQVGENDEQQRSHIISTRDSELMRPMMQIELQRRHIRTKKWLTEDEIIKCISCGNFEATVEGTSKNKELCCICQEEYLTGEEIGKLDCAHIFHMNCIKQ, encoded by the exons ATGAATTTCCTCCCTTTCTCTAGCCCTTCAgatataactcaaaatattgGTGAAATTTCTTCACAACAACCAACAAATCACAATGCACACAATTTTCAAAGAAACAATATTAATCAAGGAAATGTCATATTTGCCCCTCAAGCCATAAGGGGAGCCTTCTATCTTAGGAGTCTTCTCAATTATCATGAACAAAACACTTTTAATTttggtgttaatcaacttaatggTCTTCATGAATGGGTGCCTCAGATCAATATGAATCAACAAGAATATAATCATAGTACTCGAATCGTTAATTTACCTTATGCTTCATTGGATAGAAGTTCCATATCGGAGAACCAATATAGTTCTAGTTCAACAACTAATGCAATTCAAGTTGGTGAAAATGATGAGCAACAACGTTCCCATATTATATCAACTCGTGATTCTGAATTAATGAGACCAATGATGCAGATTGAG TTGCAAAGGAGACATATTCGAACTAAAAAATGGCTTACAGAGGACGAAATAATAAAGTGTATAAGTTGTGGAAACTTTGAAGCCACGGTCGAAGGAACATCGAAAAATAAAGAATTGTGTTGCATTTGTCAG gAGGAATATCTAACAGGTGAAGAAATTGGAAAGTTAGATTGTGCACATATTTTTCACATGAATTGCATCAAGCAATGA
- the LOC123920950 gene encoding caffeoyl-CoA O-methyltransferase 5-like codes for MNIYITKEEIEGKTPIPYKDIGHKSLLRSDALYNYIVETSVFPREHPCLKELRDITDKHPLNLMATSADEGQLLSMLIKLINAKNTLEIGVYTGYSLLCTALALPSDGKVLALDISREYYELGLPMIEKAGVAHKIDFREGLALPLLDQLLQDENNKGTFDFVFVDADKNNYLNYHKKVIELVKVGGLIGYDNTLWTGSVALPDDAPMLEFIRNYRGYVIEVNKYLAQDSRIEICQLAVGDGITLCRRIG; via the exons ATGAATATTTATATTACTAAGGAAGAGATAGAGGGAAAAACACCCATTCCTTACAAAGATATTGGTCACAAGTCTCTACTTCGGAGTGATGCACTTTATAAT TATATAGTTGAAACTAGTGTGTTTCCAAGAGAGCATCCATGTTTGAAGGAGCTCCGTGACATAACAGATAAACATCCATT GAACCTTATGGCTACATCAGCTGATGAAGGACAATTATTAAGCATGTTGATTAAGCTAATCAATGCAAAGAACACATTAGAAATTGGTGTGTACACTGGTTACTCTCTGCTCTGCACTGCTCTTGCTCTTCCCTCTGATGGAAAG gTGTTGGCTTTGGACATTAGTCGTGAATACTATGAGTTGGGATTGCCTATGATTGAAAAAGCTGGAGTGGCTCACAAGATAGACTTTAGAGAAGGACTTGCTCTCCCTCTTCTTGACCAACTTCTTCAAGAT gaaaataATAAGGGGacatttgattttgtttttgtggatGCGGATAAGAATAACTACTTAAACTATCATAAGAAGGTGATTGAACTTGTGAAAGTTGGGGGATTAATCGGATACGATAATACTTTATGGACTGGATCAGTTGCGCTTCCAGATGATGCACCTATGTTGGAGTTCATTAGGAATTATCGTGGTTATGTGATTGAGGTCAACAAGTATCTTGCTCAAGATTCAAGGATCGAGATTTGCCAACTTGCAGTAGGTGATGGAATTACCTTGTGTCGTCGCATTGGTTAA